Proteins encoded together in one Myxocyprinus asiaticus isolate MX2 ecotype Aquarium Trade chromosome 9, UBuf_Myxa_2, whole genome shotgun sequence window:
- the LOC127445710 gene encoding fibronectin type III domain-containing protein 9-like, producing the protein MTITIQNVTATSAIVSWPSSPGCIDTFYSIMYHPNWNNLLMGYTRKSFLREDRVPVSQTSTSLGNLSPQTTYILCVTCQSANPTREQCQVFSTLDEGTNLGENGRELAMGVWLASSILLLIIAVALLWGCLHTICPAKRDSNQDNQQGSNPPHLALAPMGGNVGSEGRKHLYTPSCSEEDSQNATVIENPFRAEHGREPGNGPSREIRTQGNKQYFGPQSNS; encoded by the coding sequence ATGACGATCACCATTCAGAACGTCACTGCCACCTCCGCCATCGTCAGCTGGCCCTCATCTCCTGGTTGCATTGACACGTTCTACAGCATCATGTACCACCCAAACTGGAACAACCTTCTGATGGGTTATACTCGCAAGAGCTTCCTACGTGAGGACAGGGTTCCTGTAAGCCAGACCTCAACCAGTCTGGGCAACCTCAGTCCACAGACTACTTACATCCTGTGCGTCACCTGCCAGTCTGCGAACCCCACCAGAGAGCAGTGCCAGGTTTTCAGTACCCTGGATGAGGGTACAAACCTTGGGGAGAATGGTAGGGAGCTGGCCATGGGAGTCTGGTTGGCCAGCAGTATCCTTCTATTGATTATTGCTGTGGCTCTACTTTGGGGATGTCTCCACACAATCTGTCCAGCAAAGAGAGACTCAAACCAGGACAACCAGCAAGGTTCTAACCCTCCTCACCTGGCTCTGGCACCCATGGGTGGGAATGTGGGAAGCGAAGGAAGAAAACATCTCTACACGCCAAGTTGTAGCGAGGAGGACTCTCAGAATGCAACAGTGATTGAGAACCCTTTTCGAGCAGAGCACGGACGAGAGCCAGGAAATGGGCCAAGCCGTGAAATTAGAACGCAGGGTAATAAACAGTACTTTGGGCCACAGTCAAATTCATAG